One genomic segment of Desulforamulus reducens MI-1 includes these proteins:
- the rpiB gene encoding ribose 5-phosphate isomerase B: MSIVLGSDHAGFEMKEQIKEYLQGQGHTVQDMGCNGTESCDYPDFALAVGEKIRSGQCQQGILICGTGVGMAIAVNKVPGVRAANVFAPEIAQLAREHNNANVLTMGSRFIDLAQAKAIVEKFINTEFAGDRHAKRVDKISAIEKKYSL; this comes from the coding sequence ATATCAATAGTACTGGGAAGCGATCATGCAGGTTTCGAAATGAAAGAACAAATAAAGGAATATTTGCAAGGTCAGGGGCACACAGTGCAGGACATGGGTTGTAACGGCACCGAATCCTGTGACTACCCGGATTTTGCTCTGGCTGTGGGAGAAAAAATTCGCTCTGGCCAATGTCAGCAGGGCATTCTCATCTGTGGTACCGGTGTGGGTATGGCCATTGCCGTAAACAAGGTACCTGGTGTACGGGCGGCTAACGTTTTTGCACCGGAAATTGCGCAACTGGCCCGGGAACACAACAACGCCAACGTCCTCACCATGGGATCAAGATTTATCGACCTAGCCCAGGCCAAGGCTATCGTGGAAAAATTTATCAACACTGAATTTGCCGGCGATCGCCACGCCAAACGGGTGGACAAGATTAGTGCTATTGAGAAAAAGTATAGCTTATAG
- a CDS encoding manganese efflux pump MntP family protein: MSLFTLFALAVALGTDAFSLCIGIGIAGVNRRQIALISLTVLIFHILMPLLGWYAGGFLGSKMGQAASIAGALLLLYLGGKMIWDTIKPGKDEGPRFVITNTGGLLLLSASVSMDALSVGFTLGTQQVSLVLAAGVIGLVAGMMTFAGLTLGKYVGDWIGERAELVGGIILVGIGVKLFF, encoded by the coding sequence TTGAGTTTATTTACATTATTTGCCTTAGCGGTGGCCTTAGGAACAGATGCTTTCTCACTATGTATTGGCATTGGAATAGCTGGGGTTAACCGTCGCCAAATTGCCCTTATAAGTTTAACCGTGTTAATATTTCATATCTTGATGCCCCTCCTAGGTTGGTACGCCGGTGGTTTTCTGGGAAGCAAAATGGGTCAGGCCGCATCCATTGCCGGGGCGTTGCTGCTGCTGTACCTTGGGGGCAAAATGATTTGGGATACCATAAAACCTGGGAAAGATGAGGGACCACGGTTCGTTATTACCAACACAGGGGGGTTACTGCTTTTGTCAGCCAGTGTAAGTATGGACGCCCTAAGTGTAGGGTTTACCCTGGGAACCCAACAGGTATCCCTTGTTCTGGCAGCCGGTGTTATCGGTCTCGTAGCGGGGATGATGACCTTTGCCGGCCTTACACTGGGCAAATATGTCGGGGACTGGATTGGTGAAAGGGCCGAATTGGTGGGGGGTATTATTCTGGTGGGAATCGGAGTAAAATTATTTTTTTAA
- the glyA gene encoding serine hydroxymethyltransferase: MFNGKLAQTDPELAKAIELEHQRQQRNIELIASENFVSPAVLEAQGSILTNKYAEGYPGKRYYGGCEFVDIAESLAISRAKKLFGADHANVQPHSGAQANFAVYFALLQPGDKILGMNLAHGGHLTHGSPVNVSGKYFNVVAYGVEEDTGCINYEKLREIALQEKPKMIVAGASAYARAIDFKKIGEIAKEIDAYFFVDMAHIAGLVAAGLHQSPVPYADVVTTTTHKTLRGPRGGMILCKEEYAQLIDKAIFPGSQGGPLMHVIAAKAAAFGEALKPEFKAYQQQIINNAQALAKGLLERGFNLVSGGTDNHLILVDLRGTGITGKQAETLLDEVHITCNKNAIPFDPEKPFVTSGIRLGTPAVTTRGFKEKDMDKVAEIIALTLQEKDNPDTQEKARAMVKELCDKYPLYA; the protein is encoded by the coding sequence ATGTTTAACGGTAAACTAGCTCAAACCGACCCGGAGCTTGCAAAAGCTATCGAGCTGGAACACCAACGCCAGCAGAGAAACATCGAGTTAATTGCATCGGAGAACTTTGTGAGTCCTGCAGTATTGGAAGCCCAGGGATCTATTCTTACCAACAAATACGCAGAGGGTTACCCCGGCAAACGCTATTATGGGGGCTGTGAATTTGTGGATATTGCAGAGTCCCTAGCTATTAGTAGGGCTAAGAAATTATTTGGGGCAGATCATGCCAATGTGCAGCCCCATTCCGGAGCTCAGGCCAACTTTGCCGTATACTTTGCCCTGTTACAACCCGGGGACAAAATTCTAGGTATGAACCTGGCCCACGGGGGACATCTAACCCATGGCAGCCCGGTCAACGTATCGGGTAAATATTTTAATGTGGTGGCCTATGGAGTAGAAGAGGACACTGGGTGCATCAATTATGAGAAACTACGGGAGATCGCCCTGCAGGAAAAGCCCAAAATGATCGTGGCAGGTGCCAGTGCCTATGCCCGGGCCATCGATTTTAAAAAAATTGGGGAAATTGCCAAGGAAATTGATGCTTACTTCTTTGTGGATATGGCCCATATTGCTGGTTTAGTAGCTGCAGGGTTACATCAGAGTCCCGTACCCTATGCCGATGTTGTTACCACCACCACCCACAAAACCCTGCGGGGACCCCGGGGCGGTATGATTTTATGCAAAGAAGAATATGCTCAGTTAATTGACAAAGCCATATTCCCTGGCAGCCAAGGCGGACCCTTGATGCATGTGATTGCGGCCAAGGCAGCGGCCTTTGGGGAAGCACTGAAACCAGAGTTTAAAGCATACCAGCAGCAGATTATTAATAACGCTCAAGCCTTGGCCAAGGGTTTACTGGAGCGGGGCTTTAACCTTGTTTCCGGCGGTACCGACAACCACCTGATACTGGTGGACCTGCGGGGCACCGGCATTACGGGTAAACAGGCCGAAACACTGTTGGACGAAGTTCATATCACCTGCAACAAAAACGCCATTCCCTTTGACCCGGAAAAACCCTTTGTAACCAGCGGTATTCGCCTAGGTACACCGGCGGTAACAACCCGGGGCTTTAAAGAAAAGGATATGGATAAAGTGGCAGAAATCATTGCTCTTACCCTGCAAGAAAAAGACAACCCAGACACCCAGGAAAAAGCCAGAGCCATGGTCAAAGAACTCTGCGACAAATATCCGCTGTATGCTTAG
- a CDS encoding low molecular weight protein arginine phosphatase, with translation MGKKILFVCTGNTCRSSMAEALAKALAEEKNLGGYTFLSAGTMAWTGEKASQQAVEVLGEQGIELSQHRAMLLTPELVTEADLILTMTENHRQQIIRQAPESQGKVFTLGDYVGENGDVSDPFGSPVETYRRCAGELKNLISKALDKLSKDSL, from the coding sequence ATGGGAAAGAAAATTTTGTTTGTTTGTACTGGGAATACTTGTCGCAGCAGCATGGCCGAAGCATTGGCCAAGGCATTGGCAGAGGAAAAAAACTTAGGGGGATACACCTTTCTTTCTGCCGGGACCATGGCCTGGACCGGGGAGAAAGCCAGCCAGCAGGCGGTGGAGGTCTTGGGGGAACAGGGGATCGAATTGTCCCAACACCGGGCCATGCTTTTGACACCGGAATTGGTAACCGAGGCTGATTTAATTCTAACCATGACTGAAAACCATCGCCAGCAGATTATACGCCAAGCCCCGGAGTCCCAAGGGAAGGTTTTCACCCTAGGGGATTATGTGGGAGAGAACGGTGATGTGTCAGATCCCTTTGGCAGCCCCGTAGAAACCTATCGGCGCTGCGCAGGGGAATTAAAAAACTTGATCAGTAAGGCTTTGGATAAGTTATCTAAGGACAGTCTTTAA
- a CDS encoding deoxycytidylate deaminase codes for MRPSWDEYFMEITRVVATRSTCLRRKVGAVIVKDNRILATGYNGAPAGLTHCLEIGCLREKLGVPSGQRHELCRALHAEQNAIIQAAVHGTAIQGSIIYVTDQPCVMCSKMIVNAGIKKVIFAGDYPDDLSLQIFKEACIELVKATS; via the coding sequence GTGCGCCCTTCCTGGGATGAATACTTCATGGAAATTACCCGGGTGGTTGCCACCCGTTCCACCTGTCTGCGCCGTAAGGTAGGTGCGGTCATTGTTAAGGACAACCGCATTCTGGCCACCGGCTACAATGGTGCTCCGGCGGGTCTTACCCACTGCTTGGAAATAGGTTGCCTGAGAGAAAAATTGGGGGTCCCCTCGGGCCAACGCCATGAACTATGTCGGGCCTTGCACGCCGAACAAAACGCTATTATCCAGGCGGCGGTACACGGTACGGCAATTCAGGGCAGTATCATCTATGTAACGGATCAACCCTGCGTCATGTGCTCCAAAATGATTGTCAATGCGGGGATTAAAAAAGTGATCTTTGCCGGCGACTATCCAGACGACCTCTCTTTGCAAATATTTAAAGAAGCCTGTATAGAACTGGTTAAAGCAACGAGTTAG
- a CDS encoding sulfite exporter TauE/SafE family protein gives MKVDFWMYFCSALGIGALHALEPGHGKSIMGAYLIMSKGKSRDAVLLGLTSAITHTLVIVIMAVLAHSATALAISNVAMPQEQMELWLKLVSGTIIVLVGLRMMFRKNVLCGCGCGCGSQHYRPSLTPSRGTLLDVLMLGFTNGLMPCPSALAILLMSLSSGTFFTGLALVLAFGIGGAAALVTIGLLFVKLSSLTGSLLDQGPWRLLPRLSGLLIFAIGSITAYSAITKLYF, from the coding sequence ATGAAGGTGGATTTTTGGATGTATTTTTGTTCAGCCCTAGGAATCGGCGCCTTGCATGCATTGGAGCCCGGACACGGCAAGAGCATTATGGGGGCCTATTTGATTATGTCCAAAGGGAAGTCCCGGGATGCCGTTTTGTTGGGTTTAACCTCAGCTATTACGCATACTCTGGTCATTGTGATAATGGCTGTCCTGGCCCATTCGGCCACTGCCCTGGCTATATCCAATGTAGCAATGCCCCAAGAACAAATGGAGCTATGGCTTAAACTGGTTTCCGGTACCATTATTGTCCTGGTGGGGTTGCGAATGATGTTTCGAAAAAATGTACTATGTGGTTGTGGTTGTGGTTGTGGTTCCCAACATTACCGTCCTAGCCTAACCCCTTCCCGGGGAACTCTGCTGGATGTCTTAATGTTAGGCTTTACCAATGGTTTAATGCCCTGTCCCAGTGCCCTGGCCATATTGCTAATGTCTCTCAGCAGCGGCACTTTTTTTACAGGTTTAGCGCTGGTTTTGGCCTTTGGTATCGGGGGGGCTGCGGCTTTGGTAACCATTGGTCTACTATTTGTAAAGCTATCTTCTTTAACCGGCAGCCTGTTGGACCAGGGACCCTGGCGGTTGCTGCCACGGTTAAGTGGTTTATTAATCTTTGCCATCGGGAGTATAACAGCATATAGCGCTATTACAAAACTTTATTTTTAG
- a CDS encoding L-threonylcarbamoyladenylate synthase, translating into MERIDTKIWHLNPSALDMRLINQAAAIIKRGGLVAFPTETVYGLGANGLDGKAVADIYRAKGRPSDNPLILHVADTNMVRELSKNLPPKATLLMKKFWPGPLTLVVPRASHIPREVTGGLATVAVRMPHHPVALALIKASGVPIAAPSANKSGRPSPTNAEHVKLDLQGCIDAILDGGPAGLGLESTVLDLTGAAPVILRPGGVTYEQLLEALGDVTIDPSALGERLSKDKAPRSPGMKYKHYAPAAPLILFEGEPEKVKAAIVERAEELLKGGKRVGILATEEHAQDYPPDSKILKIGSRKNPAGVAAMLFKRLREFDQLQVDVILTEGFETKGIGLAVMNRLRRAAGERIEC; encoded by the coding sequence ATGGAACGCATTGATACTAAAATATGGCATCTAAATCCCTCTGCCCTGGATATGAGGCTCATTAATCAGGCAGCGGCAATCATAAAAAGAGGTGGCTTGGTGGCTTTCCCCACAGAAACCGTCTATGGCCTTGGGGCCAATGGGCTTGACGGTAAGGCTGTGGCAGATATTTATCGTGCCAAGGGTAGGCCCTCTGACAATCCATTGATACTCCATGTTGCCGATACCAACATGGTGCGAGAATTAAGCAAAAACCTACCGCCAAAGGCTACCTTACTGATGAAAAAGTTCTGGCCGGGACCATTAACCCTAGTGGTTCCCAGAGCAAGCCACATCCCCCGGGAAGTAACCGGCGGTTTAGCCACAGTGGCGGTACGGATGCCCCATCACCCAGTGGCCTTAGCTCTTATTAAAGCCTCCGGTGTACCCATTGCAGCACCCAGTGCAAACAAATCCGGGCGACCCAGTCCCACCAACGCAGAGCACGTGAAGCTTGATTTGCAAGGCTGTATCGATGCCATTTTGGATGGCGGACCCGCAGGTTTGGGCTTGGAATCCACAGTGTTGGACTTAACCGGTGCCGCACCGGTTATCTTGCGGCCCGGTGGTGTTACCTATGAGCAGTTGCTGGAGGCACTGGGGGATGTTACCATAGACCCCTCGGCGCTGGGAGAAAGGTTGTCCAAGGATAAGGCTCCCCGCTCCCCTGGTATGAAATATAAGCACTATGCTCCCGCGGCCCCTTTGATCCTTTTTGAGGGTGAACCGGAAAAGGTTAAGGCTGCCATAGTTGAAAGGGCAGAGGAACTGTTAAAGGGGGGTAAACGAGTGGGCATACTGGCCACCGAGGAACATGCCCAAGACTATCCGCCAGATAGCAAAATATTAAAAATTGGCTCCAGAAAGAATCCTGCCGGCGTGGCAGCCATGCTTTTTAAACGTTTAAGGGAATTCGACCAGCTTCAGGTGGATGTAATCCTGACCGAAGGTTTCGAAACAAAGGGAATCGGTTTGGCCGTCATGAATCGCCTGCGCCGGGCGGCTGGTGAAAGGATAGAATGCTAG